TATTTGAACTTTATCTCCTTTTTCTTGCCTAGCAATAAATGCTAGCGCTTTTAAGCCGTATTTTGTTTTTTTAGAAAGCATACTACAAAAATACACTTTTATTTAATTGTTAATTCTCTAAAGCTTGTTTTAAATCATTAATAATATCTACTACATTTTCTAAACCGATAGAGCATCTTACTAACCCATCTGTAATCCTCACCTCTAACCTATCTTCAACACTTAATTTACTGTGTGTTGTAGATGCTGGGTGCGTTACAATTGTTCTTGTATCACCTAAGTTTGCAGACAATGAGCACATTTTAATTGCGTTTAAGAAATTTCTTCCCGCAGTAATACCTCCTTTAATTTCAAAAGCAACAACATTACCTCCTAATTTCATTTGCTTTTTTGCTATTTCATATTGAGGATGAGATTTTAAAAAAGGGTATTTTACTAAATTTACCTTCGGATGTTCTTCTAAAAAGTTGGCTACTTTTAAAGCATTTTCACAATGTCTATCTACTCGAATACTTAATGTTTCTAAACTTTTTGATAAAACCCATGCATTAAAAGGTGACATTGCTGGTCCTGTATTTCTTGAAAATAAATAAATTTCTTTTATTAAATCTTTACGTCCAACAGCTACACCTCCTAAAACTCTTCCTTGTCCATCAATTAACTTAGTTGCTGAGTGCAAAACTAAATCAGCTCCAAACTTAATAGGATTTTGTAGATACGGAGTAGCAAAACAATTATCTATAACCAATAACAAACCATGCTTTTTTGCTATCTCACCTAACAATTCTAAATCAATAATATCTACAGCTGGATTTGTTGGAGTTTCAGCATATAAAATTTTAGTATTTGGTTTAATTAAACTCTCAATTGTATCTACTTCAGTAATATTAAAATAACTAGTTTCAATATTCCACTTTGGTAAATATTTGGTAAATAAACTATGAGTAGATCCAAAAACTGAACGACATGAAACAATATGATCTCCTGCATTTAATAATGCTCCAAATGTAGAAAACACTGCTGCCATACCTGTTGCGAAAGCATAACCAGCTTCAGCACCTTCCATAGCAACTATTTTATCAACAAACTCTGTAGTATTAGGATTTGAGAATCTACTATATAAATTTTTCTCTTTTTCTTCTGCAAATGATGCTCTCATATCTTCTGCATCATCAAAAACAAAACTAGATGTTAAATATAATGGTGTTGAATGCTCTGAAAATTGTGAACGTTCTGTTTGTGTTCTTATCGCTTGTGTTTCAAAATTCTTACTCATATTTATTATTTTTACAGGTACTACTTATGCAATACCTCTTATATTTTTATGACATTAATGCCTAATTATTATTTTTTGCTAATCGTAATATATCCCCAAAAACACCTCTTGCTGTTACTTTTGCTCCTGCTCCTGCTCCCTGAATTACAATAGGTTGCTCACCATATGATTCTGTAAATATTTCAAAAATAGCATCCGAACCTTTTAAACTTCCTAAAGGTGAACTTACTGGTACAGAAACTAATTTAACATCTAATTCTCCTTTACTTTGCTGTAAATCTCCATGCAAGTCTCCAATATATCGTAACACATGGTTCTCTTTTTGAAGTTCTTTTTCATTTTGAAAATGAGAATTTAATTTATCTAAGTTCGCTAAAAATTCTTCAGAAGTAATATCTCTAAATTTATTTGGAATTAAATTTTCAATAGAAATATCTTCAAATTCATTTTCTAAATCTAATTCTCTAGCTAAAATTAATAATTTTCTTGCTACATCATTACCACATAGGTCTTCACGAGGATCTGGCTCTGTAAATCCACTATCTATTGCTTCTTGTAGTATTGTTGAAAATGGTGTTTCTTCAGAAGAAAACTTATTAAACAAATAACTTAATGATCCTGAAAACACACCTCTTATACGTGTTATATTTTCTCCTGAATCATGTAATAATTTTATTGTATCAATTAATGGTAATCCAGCGCCAACATTTGTTTCATATAAATATGATTTATTATTTTTATCTAATGATACTCTTAACTCTTTATAAAATGAATGTGAAACTGTATTCGCTATTTTATTTGAAGAAACCAAATCGAAACCTGACTCAACTAAAGGAATGTAATTTTTTATAAAATCACTACTTGCTGTATTATCTACTGCTATTAAATTTTCTAAATGATGCTTTTTTGAGTATGCTATAATCGAATTTACTATTGAACTGTCATTAGCACTTTCCTCTAAATTTTTTTCCCAATTTTCAGCAACTCCATTTTTAATTAATAATACTTTTTTAGAGCTTGCTATCGCAAAAATATTTAATTGAATTTTACGTCGTTCTAAAACCGATTTAGAACTCTCTATTATCTGATTTATTAAAGTACCACCAACTAAGCCTTTTCCAAAAACTGCTATGTTTATTTTTTTTGCTATTCCAAAAACTTGACCATGAATTACATTAAGTGCTTTATGTAATTCATCTTTTTTAACAACAATACTTACGTTTTTACCTGAAATGGTATTATTAAATAATAAAGGCACAATTTGATTCTTAATTAAAGAATTATAAGGATGGTGAAATTCACTTAAATCTTGCCCTATTATAGAAATTACAGAGACATTATCTACAATTGAGATCTGGTTTACATCTTTTGTATATAAATCATTTTCAAATTCTTTCTCTAAAACTTTAACAGCTTCTTCTGCTTTATCCTTATCAATTACCAAACCAATGCCTCGCTCTGATGAACCTTGTGAAATTATACTTACACTAATTCCAGCATTACTTAGGGTTCTAAATATACGTGCATCAACACCTACTTTTCCTAATAAACCTCTTCCTTCAAAATTTAATAACGCTACTTTATCTAAAACAGAAAGTGATTTTATTCCTTTAGATGTAGATTTAGCTGTAATTAAAGTTCCATTATCTTTTGGATTAAATGTATTTAAAATACGTAGATTAATATTTTTTTCTAATAATGGAATAATTGTTTTTGCATGTAAAATGTTTGCTCCAAAATTTGCTAATTCATTTGCTTCTGAAAATGATAGCTCTTCTATTTTTATAGCATCTGAAACTAAATCAGGATTTGCTGTAAAAATTCCATCTACATGAGTATAGTTTTGTAACTCTTCTGCATCTAAATAATTTGCAATTAATGAAGCTGTATAATTACTACCATTTCTACCTAAAGTAGTTGTTTCACCTTTTAAATTAGAAGCAATGAAACCAGGTATTATAGCTACTGTATTCTCTTTAAATTGTTTAAAATGATGAATTACATTTTCTTTTGATAACGCGATTATTGGCAAAGCATTACCAAAACTCTCATCTGTTTTTAATAATTTTCTTACATCAGTTACATGTGCTTTTACATTTTTATTATTTAATAATTCTGAAACTACTTTTATTGATAATAATTCTCCATGAGCAAGTACTTCATCTTTTATTTTTTTACTATAATCACCTAATAAACGAACTCCTTCAAATAATTCTTCTAATCTTAAAAACTCATTAGAAAAATCAACTAATGGTGTTATTTTAGTTTGATAATTCCTAAAGATTTCTAAATTATCTTTATAGGGTTCATTCTTTGAGGCTTTCTCTAACAAATTTTCTAAATCGTCAGTTGCATTACCTCTAGCAGAAACTACAACTGCTATTTTTTCTCCTTCATTAACTTTATCTTCAATAATAGAAACAACATTTTGTATTCCTTCGTTAGATAATGATTTCCCTCCAAACTTTAAAATTTTCATTTTTTTATTTTTTGAATTTTTATTGAATATTGGTTCAATAATTTTTTCTAATTGCTCGTATTCTATTAAAAAAGCATCATGCCCATGTACCGAATTAATTTCGCTATATGTTACATTACTATGAATGGAAGCTAACTGTTTATAAGTTTCTCTATTCTCTTCTGCTGTAAAAAATAAATCAGAATCAACTCCTATAATATGAATATTTGCATCTATAGTTTCTAATACTTTTTGATGTACTCTACCTTTTGTAACATCAATCGTTTTTAACAATTGATTCATTAATTTATAAGAAGCTAATTGATAACGTTCCTGTAATTTTTCACCATGATGTAACAACCAACTTTCTACATTAAAAACTTGTAAATCTTCATTTTTTGAGCGCTTAAAACGTTCTTTAAAAGATGTAGGTGTACGATAGCATAACATTGCATGCATACGAGCATCATGAACAGGTTTACTTGAATTTGTTAAAAACTGTTCTTGTATTTGGCAATTTGCAATCAACCAATCGGTGGATTTCCAATCCGTAGCTATAGGAATAAAATGTTCTGCAACTTGTGGTTGTAACACAACCATTTCCCAAGCAATTCCTCCTCCTAAAGAACCTCCAATTAAAGCAAATAATTTATTTATTTTAAGTTCTTTAATTCCTAATAAAAATAATCTTGCAATATCTCGAGCAACAAATGTTTTATACTCATCAATTAAAAAACCATCATACCCATTTCCAGGAATATTAAAAGATAAAACAGTATATGCTTGTGTATTTATTACTTTTTCTTGCCCAACTAGGTCTTTCCACCAACCATGTTCACCGGCAACATCACTATTTCCTGTTAATGCGTGATTAATTAATATTACAGGTGCAGTACCTAATTCTCTTCCAAAAACTTCATAGCTTAACGGAATTTCATCAAAAAAAGCATTGTTTTCAGTACTAAACTTAAGAATATTTATATAAGGTAGATTATCTCTCAACTTGTTATTTTTTTAATATTTAAAACCGAATGATTTACATCAAATTATTTTCTCACTTCAAAAAACTCAAAAAAATTCGGCGTTATACTATTATCTTTTTATATTTTAGAAAATGATTCTTTTAAGTCAGCTTTTAAATCTTCAATATTTTCAAGCCCTACAGATAGTCTTATTAAATCTTGCGAAACTCCAGCACTTGCTTGTGCTTCATTGCTTAGCTGTTGATGAGTTGTACTTGCTGGGTGAATAATTAAAGATTTAGTATCGCCAATATTAGCCAATAATGAAAACAATTTAGTCGTATCAGCTATTGTTTTTGCTGCCTCATAACCTCCTTCTACTCCAAAAGTTACAATACCACTTTGCCCATTTGGTAAATATTTATCAGCTAATTTCTTATATTTACTACTCTCTAAACCAGGATAATTAACCCAAACTACTTTATCCTGCTCTTCTAACCATTTAGCTAAAGTTAATGCATTTTCACTGTGCTTTTTAATTCTAATTTCTAATGTTTCTAATCCTTGAATAATGTTAAACGCATTTGTAGGACTTAATGCTCCACCAAAGTCTCTTAATCCTTCTAAAATTAATTTAAAAGTATAAGCTGCAGCTCCCAAAGCTTCGTGATATACTAAACCATGATAACCGGCAGATGGCTCTGTAAATTCTGGAAATTTACCGTTTGCCCAATTAAAAGTTCCTGCATCAATAATTGCGCCTCCTAAAGAAGTTCCTTGACCTCCAATATATTTTGTTAGTGAATGAATTACAATGTCTGCTCCGTGTTTAATTGGATTTAACAAAGCAGGTGTAGCAACGGTATTATCTACAATAAAAGGAACTTTAGCATTTTTGGAATGTTCCGAAATAGCTTCTAAATCTAATACATCAAGTTTTGGATTCCCTAAAGATTCTACAAAAAATGCTCTTGTATTATCTTGTACAGCAGAAGCAAAATTATCTGGATTTGAAGCATCAACAAAAGTTGTTGTAATACCCAGTCTAGGTAATGTAACACTCAATAAGTTGTAAGTACCTCCATATAAACTACTAGAAGCTACAATATGATCACCTGCCTTTAACAATGTTAATAAACCTGTTGAAATTGCTGATGTTCCTGAAGCGAAAACGACAGCTCCGATACCTCCTTCTAAAGCAGCTAAACGATCTTGTAAAATTTGATTTGTTGGATTATTTAATCGTGTATAAATAAAGCCAAGTTCTTTTAATGAAAAAAGGTCTGCTGCGTGATCTGAATCATTAAAAACATATGATGTTGTTTGATAAATAGGAACTGCTCTTGTACCTCCTGTTTGTTTTACATCATGTCCTGCGTGCAACGCATTGGTTGCAAATTTTTGTGTACTCATTTTTCTTGTTTTTTGAGTTAATAAAAAAATTAAAACAAAAGCCAAATGCATCCATAAATGAATGTACTTACTAGAAAAATGTTATAAAGAATTTTAGTAATTACAGATGAGTAATTACTTTTGAGTTATCTATCCAATTTTAGATAAATGAATCTAAAATTAAGTAGAATTTAGCACCTACTTTGTCTAAAACAAAGGGTTGCTAAGGTTTCACAGGGTCTAATCCCTCCACCTTTCTTGATAACATTGTCAATAAGTTATTGAACTTTGTGAGTACAAATATTCAATTATTAAAAGTTAATATCCTAATTTTTTTTACTTTTTTTTGTGAAAATATTTTTATTTTGAACTTAACAGGTAATACATAAAAAATATTTCTTCAAAAAAATAAAAAAAAAGCTATTACCAATACATAAAATAAAACATCTAAATATCGCAACAAAACTCCTTATAGAAATAAAAGTAAGTGATTTAAACACAAATGATAATCTATATGAACCATTGTATTTACTACTCTTATTCTTGTTCTACAATTTTAGAGTAAGCAAGTAGAAAATTATAAACTTAATATTCTAGCAAGGCCAGTTATTGATGTAGAAACTCCGTCATCATCAACTAATTTAAATACAATTAACTTGGAATGCATCTACTAATAATATTGGTATTACTATGCATCGAAAATAAAAACGAAATATTTATTACTCCTACTTCTCATAATATAATCAGCTTAGTAGAAAATACTATATGTAACTTCTATGTAAAAACTAAAGACAATATATAAGTAATTACAAGCTGTAATAATTGAGAAAACAGAAGTTAATCATATCTAAATAAATTATTTAGATATGAAGTGTGCCATCTAATTATAACAATAGATAATTGCTTTAATACTAAACAGTAATTAAATAAAAAAATCTAAAATAAACTGCATTAAATTTTATAGATCTACCATATATCTATATTCATAATTTCTTAAAAACAAGTATCCCTCTTAATGATTAGTAGTTTATTTATACTTAATAAGGTACTTCTTACATTAAATAATATTAAAAAAGTATCAACTTTATCCATCTAAATATTTATTTTTTTTAATATGAAGTTCTCAACTTTATGAGTCTAAATACATCTTAAGTTAGCAATTTAATAAAAAGATTATAGAGGTCAGTAGTTATCTACATATAATTTGTTCGTGATGTACTTTACCCTTTTCAACCATTTTTCTTATTAAGTTATTGAATATTGTTTCTTTGCTTTGTGAGCGATTAATTCTGAAACAAAATTCATTAAAATATCTGTTTATGTTAAAGTCACTTACCCAAGAGTAAGTTGTTCTTATCCAAGATTTCACTTGATGAATCATTGTATGAAGAGCTTTAAAGTTCATACCTCCATTACTTTCAATTTGGGTAATATCATAGGCTTTAGCAATAGGTCTGTAGCCTCTCCATTTATCAGTTATCACTTTAGCTTCTCGACTGATATGATTCACGAAAATATATTGTAAAGAAGTAGCTGAAAAATCTTCGATTCTCATTGCATACATTCTTTTTACTTTTCCATCTTCAGTTAGCTCAACAGCAGTTATAGCCTTCTTTTTCTTTGCTTTATAACTTCTGCCCACTTTATCTTTTTCACGACCACCTAGAACAAACTCATCAACATGAACAATCCCAGTCATAGGATTATTTCCACTACTTTTCATAGCCTCTCTAATTTTAAGCATAAATAAACGTGCTGTCTTTTCTGTGACACTAAAACGAACTGAAACATAGCTTGCAGAAAGACTTTTTGTACTTGTACTCATTTCAAAAACAATGAAAAAAGCTTTTCTAACTCCAAATTTAACTTTGTGGAAAAGTGTGTTTGACGTTGCAGATTCCTGATGAGAACAAATATTGCAAGTACGTGAGAAATCCTTTCTTATTTGAGCCTTTTTATGACCACATTTAACACATTGAAAACAATTTTTCCATTTAATATCTGCCAAATATTCCTTGCAATCTTCATTAGTTTTGAACCGATCAGCAAACTCTAGAAGGTTTTGGCCTTTAAAAATATTCATAATAACATTATATTCGTTGACTTTAAAGATATGAACTTATATACTGACCTCTAAAAGAGAGAATTAAGGTTAATTTATACGGTGAAGCATTGACTTCGACAACATTGGTAATTGGCTCTCTTTTCTACTAAAAATCACGTTCAGTTCTGTGAGACCTAGATCTCGATTTCAAGTTGTTGTGAGTCAAGTAGCTTATTCTTTCATAAATCAGTTCTTATGAATAAATATAAGGAAATTTTTGGAGTTGACATTAGCAAAGACGTATTTGATGTTCATGGAAGTAAAAGTGGCCATGATCAATTTGAAAATAATGCATCTGGTTTTAAGTCCTTTCTAAAAAGGCTTCCTAAAGAATCATTAGTTGTAATGGAAGCAACAGGGTATTATCATTATCGATTAACTCAGTTTTTACACAAACAAAACATTATTGTTTCAGTAGTAAATCCTTTATCGTTAAAGCGATTTATTCAAATGAAATTAGCTAAAATAAAAACAGATAAAAGTGATGCCAAAGCCATTTATGAATATGGACAAATAAATGAAGTGCCTTTATATACAGCGCTCACAAATGTTCAAAGTAAATGTTTGCAATTGTTTAGATTGATGGATAGTTGTATCAAGAAACGTACAGCGACAAAGAATAAAATCCATGGAGAGGAAGTTTTAGATATTCCATCTAAATATGTATATCGTAGTTTAAAACGAATAAAAAAGTATTTAGATAAAGAGATTTTAGGAATAGAAAAGAAACTATTATCATTAGTAAAGCAAGAGCAGCAAGTACAGTTAACCTTATTGACAAGTATTCCAGGAATAGGACTTAAAACAGCTTTATTTATGATTGTAATAACCGATGGTTTTACCAAGTTTGAAAACTCAAAACAACTCTGTAGTTATGTTGGCATAACCCCAACAATACGAGAGTCAGGTAGCAGTGTAAGGGGGCGAAGTAGGATTAGTAAAGTAGGTAATCGAAAATTACGAAACCTCTTGTTTTTATGTTCCTTTAATGCATGTAAACATAGTAAAGCATGTAGAGATATTTACGAGCGTATTGTAAACAAAGGAAAGAGTAAAAAGCAAGCTTTAATAGCCGTTTCAAATAAGTTAATCAAACAAAGTTTTGCTATTGCAAAATCTGGTTTGCCTTATGATGAAAAGTATGTTTCCGTTTTCTCAAAATAAGTAGTGTTTAGCTAAAAAATAAAAGCTCAAAATACCAAGTAATAGCATTTTGAGCATAGAATAATATTGTATTAATTTAATGAAGAAAAGATTTGTTTTTTACCTCAGTTCTTTGTTACGCTTTAGATATCTTTTTTTTTAAGCTTTATTAAAAATATTTAACTAGACATTAATAAATATTTGATTATAATCTATCATTAAAGGCCTTCAAACAGTTATACACGCATTCTTAAATACTTTTCAAGCAATAAAACTCATCTATCGGTTTTAGTTCCTAAAAACTGTTATGTTTGCTTTAATGAAATATATCAGTGTGATTAAAACATCATTTTAATAATATTTACTGATACCACAGATAAATTAATCTGATTTACTTAATACTTATCATTATTTAAATAAAGATCATTCTATATAAAGCTTCATACTTAGATATTCATTGTTTTCATTTGAGTTTAGGGCAAAAAAAAACCTCAATCTATAACTAGATTGAGGTTTAAAAGAAAGGCAACGACCTACTCTCCCACCATTGGCAGTACCATCGGCGCAAATGGGCTTAACTTCTCTGTTCGGGATGGAAAGAGGTGAGCCCCATTGCGATAATCACCTTAAATTGTTTCAGTATATTACAACTGTATAAGTTAACATATTAGTAAAATCATATCGTAAATTATCAAAAGAGTTTGCGTCCCGACCCGAAGGTCGGGAACTATACATAAGCCTATGGGTTATTAGTAATACTCGGCTATGACATTACTGCCTTTACACCTGTATCCTATCAACGTGGTAATCTTCCACGACCCTTTAAAGAAATCTCATCTTGTGGTGGGTTTCGCGCTTATATGCTTTCAGCGCTTATCCCTTCCCAACGTAGCTACTCTGCAATGCTCCTGGCGGAACAACAGATACACCAGAGGTTAGTTCAACTCGGTCCTCTCGTACTAAAGTCAAATCCACTCAAATTTCTAACGCCCACAGCAGATAGAGACCGAACTGTCTCACGACGTTCTGAACCCAGCTCGCGTGCCACTTTAATGGGCGAACAGCCCAACCCTTGGGACCTTCTCCAGCCCCAGGATGTGACGAGCCGACATCGAGGTGCCAAACCCCCCCGTCGATGTGAGCTCTTGGGGGAGATCAGCCTGTTATCCCCGGAGTACCTTTTATCCTTTGAGCGATGGCCCTTCCATGCGGAACCACCGGATCACTATGCTCTACTTTCGTACCTGATCGACCTGTATGTCTCTCAGTCAAGCTCCCTTATGCCATTGCACTCTACGCACGGTTACCAAACGTGCTGAGGGAACCTTTAGAAGCCTCCGTTACTCTTTTGGAGGCGACCACCCCAGTCAAACTACCCACCACGCACTGTTCTCATTGCTGAGTTAGATTCTAGATAAGCAAAGGGTGGTATTTCAAGGACAACTCCACAACGCCTAGCGACGCCGCTTCATAGTCTCCCACCTATCCTACACATTACTTATCCAAAACCAATACGAAGCTATAGTAAAGGTTCACGGGGTCTTTTCGTCCCGCTGCGGGTAATCGGCATCTTCACCGATACTACAATTTCACCGAGCTCATGGCTGAGACAGTGTCCAGATCGTTGCACCATTCGTGCAGGTCGGAACTTACCCGACAAGGAATTTCGCTACCTTAGGACCGTTATAGTTACGGCCGCCGTTTACTGGGGCTTCATTTCATTGCCTCGCCGAAGCTAACAACTCCACTTAACCTTCCAGCACCGGGCAGGTGTCAGGCCTTATACATCATCTTTCAATTTAGCAAAGCCCTGTGTTTTTGATAAACAGTCGCCTGGACCTTTTCACTGCGGCCCATCCGAAGATGGGCGACCCTTCTCCCGAAGTTACGGGTCGATTTTGCCTAGTTCCTTAGCCATGAATCACTCGAGCACCTTAGAATTCTCATCCCAACTACCTGTGTCGGTTTACGGTACGGGTTCTTATAATCTGAAGCTTAGAGGTTTTTCTTGGAAGCCTTTAGGCACACTATCAACGCATCCGAAGATTTGTTGTACTATCACATTTCACCTAGATCAGCGGATTTACCTACTGTTCCAATAGCTACATGTTTCAACGAACTATTCCGTCAGTTCGCGGTGCTTTCATTACTCCGTCACCCCATCGCAATTATAAGAAGTACAGGAATATTAACCTGTTATCCATCGACTACTCCCTTCGGATTCGCCTTAGGACCCGACTAACCCTCAGCTGATTAGCATCGCTGAGGAAACCTTAGTCTTTCGGTGAGGGGGTTTCTCGCCCCCTTTATCGTTACTTATGCCTACATTTTCTTTTCTATCCGCTCCAGCATACCTTACAGTACACCTTCGGCGCAAATAGAATGCTCCCCTACCACTTAATTAATTTAATAACTAAATCCATAGCTTCGGTAATATGTTTATGCCCGATTATTATCCATGCAAAACCGCTCGACTAGTGAGCTGTTACGCACTCTTTAAATGAATGGCTGCTTCCAAGCCAACATCCTAGCTGTCTAAGCAGTTTCACCTCGTTAGTTCAACTTAACATATATTTGGGGACCTTAGCTGATGGTCTGGGTTCTTTCCCTCTCGGACATGGACCTTAGCACCCATGCCCTCACTGCTGAGTAACATTTTATAGCATTCGGAGTTTGTCAGGAATTGGTAGGCGGTGAAGCCCCCGCATCCAATCAGTAGCTCTACCTCTATAAAACTTTCGCTCAACGCTGCACCTAAATGCATTTCGGGGAGTACGAGCTATTTCCGAGTTTGATTGGCCTTTCACCCCTACCCACAGGTCATCCAAAGACTTTTCAACGTCAACTGGTTCGGTCCTCCACTGTATGTTACTACAGCTTCAACCTGCCCATGGGTAGATCACTCGGTTTCGCGTCTACTACTACTAACTATGGTCGCCCTATTCAGACTCGCTTTCGCTACGGCTCCGGACCTTAAATCCTTAACCTTGCTAGTAACAGTAACTCGTAGGCTCATTATGCAAAAGGCACGCCGTCACACAGTAAATGTGCTCCGACCGCTTGTAGGCGTACGGTTTCAGGTTCTATTTCACTCCCTTACTTAGGGTTCTTTTCACCTTTCCCTCACGGTACTAGTTCACTATCGGTCTTTCAGGAGTATTTAGCCTTACCGGATGGTCCCGGTGGATTCATACAGGATTACTCGTGTCCCGC
This genomic stretch from Tenacibaculum sp. Bg11-29 harbors:
- a CDS encoding PLP-dependent aspartate aminotransferase family protein, with product MSKNFETQAIRTQTERSQFSEHSTPLYLTSSFVFDDAEDMRASFAEEKEKNLYSRFSNPNTTEFVDKIVAMEGAEAGYAFATGMAAVFSTFGALLNAGDHIVSCRSVFGSTHSLFTKYLPKWNIETSYFNITEVDTIESLIKPNTKILYAETPTNPAVDIIDLELLGEIAKKHGLLLVIDNCFATPYLQNPIKFGADLVLHSATKLIDGQGRVLGGVAVGRKDLIKEIYLFSRNTGPAMSPFNAWVLSKSLETLSIRVDRHCENALKVANFLEEHPKVNLVKYPFLKSHPQYEIAKKQMKLGGNVVAFEIKGGITAGRNFLNAIKMCSLSANLGDTRTIVTHPASTTHSKLSVEDRLEVRITDGLVRCSIGLENVVDIINDLKQALEN
- the thrA gene encoding bifunctional aspartate kinase/homoserine dehydrogenase I; protein product: MRDNLPYINILKFSTENNAFFDEIPLSYEVFGRELGTAPVILINHALTGNSDVAGEHGWWKDLVGQEKVINTQAYTVLSFNIPGNGYDGFLIDEYKTFVARDIARLFLLGIKELKINKLFALIGGSLGGGIAWEMVVLQPQVAEHFIPIATDWKSTDWLIANCQIQEQFLTNSSKPVHDARMHAMLCYRTPTSFKERFKRSKNEDLQVFNVESWLLHHGEKLQERYQLASYKLMNQLLKTIDVTKGRVHQKVLETIDANIHIIGVDSDLFFTAEENRETYKQLASIHSNVTYSEINSVHGHDAFLIEYEQLEKIIEPIFNKNSKNKKMKILKFGGKSLSNEGIQNVVSIIEDKVNEGEKIAVVVSARGNATDDLENLLEKASKNEPYKDNLEIFRNYQTKITPLVDFSNEFLRLEELFEGVRLLGDYSKKIKDEVLAHGELLSIKVVSELLNNKNVKAHVTDVRKLLKTDESFGNALPIIALSKENVIHHFKQFKENTVAIIPGFIASNLKGETTTLGRNGSNYTASLIANYLDAEELQNYTHVDGIFTANPDLVSDAIKIEELSFSEANELANFGANILHAKTIIPLLEKNINLRILNTFNPKDNGTLITAKSTSKGIKSLSVLDKVALLNFEGRGLLGKVGVDARIFRTLSNAGISVSIISQGSSERGIGLVIDKDKAEEAVKVLEKEFENDLYTKDVNQISIVDNVSVISIIGQDLSEFHHPYNSLIKNQIVPLLFNNTISGKNVSIVVKKDELHKALNVIHGQVFGIAKKINIAVFGKGLVGGTLINQIIESSKSVLERRKIQLNIFAIASSKKVLLIKNGVAENWEKNLEESANDSSIVNSIIAYSKKHHLENLIAVDNTASSDFIKNYIPLVESGFDLVSSNKIANTVSHSFYKELRVSLDKNNKSYLYETNVGAGLPLIDTIKLLHDSGENITRIRGVFSGSLSYLFNKFSSEETPFSTILQEAIDSGFTEPDPREDLCGNDVARKLLILARELDLENEFEDISIENLIPNKFRDITSEEFLANLDKLNSHFQNEKELQKENHVLRYIGDLHGDLQQSKGELDVKLVSVPVSSPLGSLKGSDAIFEIFTESYGEQPIVIQGAGAGAKVTARGVFGDILRLAKNNN
- a CDS encoding O-acetylhomoserine aminocarboxypropyltransferase/cysteine synthase family protein; this encodes MSTQKFATNALHAGHDVKQTGGTRAVPIYQTTSYVFNDSDHAADLFSLKELGFIYTRLNNPTNQILQDRLAALEGGIGAVVFASGTSAISTGLLTLLKAGDHIVASSSLYGGTYNLLSVTLPRLGITTTFVDASNPDNFASAVQDNTRAFFVESLGNPKLDVLDLEAISEHSKNAKVPFIVDNTVATPALLNPIKHGADIVIHSLTKYIGGQGTSLGGAIIDAGTFNWANGKFPEFTEPSAGYHGLVYHEALGAAAYTFKLILEGLRDFGGALSPTNAFNIIQGLETLEIRIKKHSENALTLAKWLEEQDKVVWVNYPGLESSKYKKLADKYLPNGQSGIVTFGVEGGYEAAKTIADTTKLFSLLANIGDTKSLIIHPASTTHQQLSNEAQASAGVSQDLIRLSVGLENIEDLKADLKESFSKI
- a CDS encoding IS1595 family transposase produces the protein MNIFKGQNLLEFADRFKTNEDCKEYLADIKWKNCFQCVKCGHKKAQIRKDFSRTCNICSHQESATSNTLFHKVKFGVRKAFFIVFEMSTSTKSLSASYVSVRFSVTEKTARLFMLKIREAMKSSGNNPMTGIVHVDEFVLGGREKDKVGRSYKAKKKKAITAVELTEDGKVKRMYAMRIEDFSATSLQYIFVNHISREAKVITDKWRGYRPIAKAYDITQIESNGGMNFKALHTMIHQVKSWIRTTYSWVSDFNINRYFNEFCFRINRSQSKETIFNNLIRKMVEKGKVHHEQIICR
- a CDS encoding IS110 family transposase — translated: MNKYKEIFGVDISKDVFDVHGSKSGHDQFENNASGFKSFLKRLPKESLVVMEATGYYHYRLTQFLHKQNIIVSVVNPLSLKRFIQMKLAKIKTDKSDAKAIYEYGQINEVPLYTALTNVQSKCLQLFRLMDSCIKKRTATKNKIHGEEVLDIPSKYVYRSLKRIKKYLDKEILGIEKKLLSLVKQEQQVQLTLLTSIPGIGLKTALFMIVITDGFTKFENSKQLCSYVGITPTIRESGSSVRGRSRISKVGNRKLRNLLFLCSFNACKHSKACRDIYERIVNKGKSKKQALIAVSNKLIKQSFAIAKSGLPYDEKYVSVFSK